ttagtactgacctgaataagatatttcacataaaagacgtttacgtgtagtccacaagagaaaataatagttgaatttataaaaatgaccctgttcaaaagtttacatacacttgattcttaataatgttTGGTTACctgagccgggggtgaaaacttttgaatttgatttttctgaagaacagcgggcagtttaactgttcaggacaagcaagggattcatgaacatctatcacttaaaaaaaaaagaaaaaagttgtggatcattcaggtaacaacacagtattaagaatcaagcatatgtaaacttttgaacggggtcatttttataaattcaactattattatatattatattatagatatatattattatatatctcttgtggactatatgtaaatgtcttttatgtgaaatgtcttattcaggtcagtactaaataaaaaataactaacatgcattttgtatgatccatcttactttggtaaaataattaacatttgcagattctacaaggtgtatgcaaacttttgacctcaactgtattattatatatgaccagttaaaatattgtatattgcaaatattgcaaatatatattataaacagaTAAAAACACTAGATTCATAGTTTTTACTACTATTTACTCAACAAACAAAGCtaattaatcattttctgttcatctcttaatatattttactactCTAGGTGGTACTTTGGGAGGTCTTCTGGGAACTTGGATGACCAGTGGCCAATTCAAACCTCTTCCTGAGATCATCAAGGAGCTGCCTCCAAAATACAAGGAGAAACTGTACTCTGATGTCATGGGTGCATTGGGCACACTGGACTGGACAGACGTGGCTGGCCTCATTGTTCTGGTTATGGGCAGCGCCACTCTGCAAGAGCAAGTGTTTGCTGCTATACTCACTTATGCCACAAAAGAGCTCAAGGCTGAAGTGCAGTATGGAAACTGACCACTTGAGGGTTGATGTCATCAGCCGGTGGTTCTCAATCCTGCATCCTGTTGCTTTTGCACTGGTGTTTCTCTTTCTTTGCAGCTCCTGTGCAGACTCTTTTTTTAGTCACTTAGTTATTTCTATGCATAATGCAGGCTATTCTAATAAAGCAGGTTAGTTTGTGGCTTGTTTTGTGGTGGTTTTCAGTTAAACCCTCATGTGGTGCAGTTTAAACTAGTAAAGTTTTAattctcattttaaaaaagttacaatttcttgtttatttaatattttttttaaaaaaatgaacaatgagtaaaaatgtcaaatgacatatttcatgattttaattgtttatttctttcaatTCCAAGCTACATTTTTGTAGCTACTTTTCATGTCAGCTGAATTTTATTCTGGATAATAAAATTCACTCAACGAAGGTCAACTGGTTAAAGAGTCGCCTAtaaaaacacagagaaaatCGCTGAGCATAGCACGGAAGTGCACGACAATACATCACGCTTATGAATATGAGAACGAAAGTAACTTCACCTTTCCAAAACGCTACTCTAGGGCAAAGACAATCAGGtaagaaatgtgaaaatatgtttacattataATTAGGATTTATAATTTACAGCGCGTCAGAGTTTTCTCAAACAATGAATGCCTAAAATAATTGAGGAAATGAAAccagaaattacgttttttaaatCTCTGTGTGACAGTCGCTTATCGTTGTTTATCGCCAGggtttggaaaactttaaaatggCAAATCGAACAGATGATATAATTAAACTTTGCTGCGAAATCTCTTCAAATAAGAAGataaaagcagcatttaaaaaCTCAGCGAAAGGTGCTGCGGTTGCTGGAGGAACCGCTTTTGTTGGAGGGCTGCTCGGTGGTCCAGCCGGTATAGCTGTTGGTAGGTTTATGCGTGTTTTCCTAAAGTCCGCATCTTTGTCCCTTTTTCAGTTTGTCTACCTGACTACCTTCTCACCACAAGATGTTGcttaagtattattttattcatttatattactCAAGGTGGTGCTGTGGGAGGTTTGCTGGGAGCATGGATGACCAGCGGCCAATTCAGACCTCTTCCTGAGATCCTCGTGGAAATGGGTCCTACACAGAAGGACCAACTGTACTCTGATGTCATGGCCGTAATGGGTACACTGCAGTGGGTTGACGTTGCTCAGCTAATCGCTCAAGTTAATGGGAACGCCTCTTTACATGAGCAGGTTCTGGGTGCCATACTCAATTTTACTAAAAACCAACTCAAAGCTGAAGTGCAGTATGAAGTCTAACCGCTGGAGGGTGGATGTTACTGGCTTAGTTTCGGTTTTATCTcgttatttcattaatttctcTTATGCTGGGTGTTTGTCCattgatttttaaactttttataacttttatgttttttttttaagggaaatAAATATTGGTACAGATAGGGCATTTACAGCTGACTGCTAGTTCTAAATATGTTAATGTCAGAAGACAGAAGAAACCCTGGCTTATTTGTTAGATAACTACTTTCAGTGGTTAAGGACAAGCTGGAAGAGCAAGTTGCTACTAGTTTGCATTctttatgtaatgtgtgaattGTTAAAGAACACTATAGGATGTATAAGATGTCACGATGCTAAAGCAGAGcttgtaaaaaattattatacgCCTACGTGTTTAGGCCAGACTGTTTACACATCAGAAAAATAGGCATAATCATACATgatcaaaaaaagattttctttcttttaagttGTCAATGCTAAATGCATAATGTGTCATTGCATGTTGAcatgaatgcataaaaagttACATAATGGTGAcgctgtaaatgtgtttttaatcccaagacaaaatgcaaaatacatagGCCTTATCATAAGCacatataaaaaagtttttgttccATTAAAAAGATAatgaagtagaaaaaaacaaagttactatttcattaaaaagaaaaaaacataactgtggccttgtgtgtttgtgtctgtataCACataaagtttgggattagtatgatttttaatgtttttttttttttttttttttaaagaagtctcttatgcttaaaagttccatttatttgattaaaatacataaagctattattgcaatataaactatatatttttaatatacttaaaaatataatttatttctgtgatgcaaagccgaattttcatcagccattccAATCATAAGTGTCATTAATCAATATACTGATTTATGATCAgttttggaaacagttgtgctgcctattattttttggaacctgtgatttttttttttaggattctttgatgaataaaaatttaaaaagaacagcatttattcaaaatagaaattttgtcaATATACTTCTTAATTTACTATCACGTCTTTAAATCAATCTAACACATATTTGCtgcataaaagtattaatttctcaaaaaaaaaaaaaagtactgaccccaaactttgaacggtagtgcatattgttacaaaaaattactatttaaaataaatgctgttctttttatttttatttttatttttttttgatcaaagtatcctgaaaaaagtatctataaaaagtataaataaaatttaagccacacaactgtttccaacattgatagtaaatcagcatattagaatgatttctgaaggatcatgtgactctgaagacgggagtaatgatgctgaaaattcagctttgcatcacagcaataaattctacttaaagtatattaaaatagaaaaccactattttaaattgcaataatatttcacaattttactgttttttttttctgtatttttttaagtaagtgcagccttgttgagcagaaaAAATTTCTtcagaaactttaaaaaatcttactgatcccaaccttttgaacagcagtgtttttGGTCTGAAGAAGATAAAATGTAAGCAGCAGTTCTGTGGGTGAAAATGCCTTGTTGTCAGAGGAGAATGGCCAGACTGGTTCAAGCTGATAGAAAGGCAACAATAACTCCAAAGGTGATGATACGGGGCAACATTTTAGGCTATATTGCTGGGCAATGTTGCCATCAACAGCAACCAGGTGAGACCATTGCCCACGACCAATCTAAAGTATCCAGTCAGAAATCTGTTCCCCATTCTCAGTCGCTCAGGGAAGTTGCCTAGCAGCATTGCTCAAAAAGTCACCCCGTGTTTCATCACCTTAATAACCACTTGTTACAACAAAAGTATGCAGAAGTATCTCTGAACGCTCAACACGTTGAAACTTGAAGTAGATGGTGTATAGCAACAGGAGACCACCCCAGATGCCAGTCCTGTCAGCTGAGAACAGGAAACTCAGGCTACAATTTGTAGGATAACGCACCATGTCGCAAAGCTTAATTCACCTCAAACTGGTTTCTCAAACATGACACTGAGTAGACGATAATCAAATGGCCTCCATGGTCACCAGATCCCAAGCCTGTGTGGTGGTGGAATTGGACATTTGCATCATAGACGTGCAGGAACTATGTGATATCATCTCATTATAGACCAAAATCTCTGATCAATGCCTTTAGCACTTTGTTGAGCTGATGCCACGCAgaattaaaacagttttgaagTCAAAAGGTGGTCCGACCCAGTACTAGCAATGTGTGAAAACTGGCCACTGAGCGTATGGGATTTGCTGTTGTTTTCTGTCAGGGCGCTGtttctaaattttttttgcaGGTGGTTGACTGACAGTTTCTCAACACAGTTACATTACGTTTAGGTGATGCTCCGAAATAAATTAAAGCCATTATGAAAAGTCTCTTAAGCACAACACCATTTAAAGGGCCAGCACACCGCAGCGgaagtgtgatgtcacacaatGACTTATTGCTCAAACTGAAAGTAACGTCAACAAAAGAAAGAGGTAAAGCCTAAAAGTTATCTAAAAGCTGTAATGTAGTTTACAAATCTTGCCTAGTGTTTTATATGGTCAAAATCAGACGTAGGTTGTGAAAATGTACATGTTTTATGTAGCCTAACTTGTTTAGCTTTTACTTTCTTTAGTTTGTTGTAGTTACAGactgtttgacagaaaccaAAGTTTATATAGGAGTTTGCTATTCTTTGCAGTGTTAACACGTATTACATTTGAGAATAGTCCGCTCTTTGATTCGTGTTTCTCCTCCTCAGACAGGCAGTGTTTGAACATACAACACAATGAACCGTCAAGTGGATGATGTAATGGCGCTCTGCTGTAAGATATCAGAGAGCAGGCAGATTAAAGCGGCTGTACAGAACTCAGCTAAAGGAGCTGCGGCTGCTGGTGGAGGGGCTTTTGTAGGGGGGCTACTCGGAGGTCCACCTGGTATTTTTATTGGTACGTACCCTTGTGTGTTTGATTTCTTGTTATTCACAAACTTTGACCCACTTCACTTCTTCACCACTGGGTGGCGCTATAATATCATCTATAAACAATAGATAGGTTTGTTCGCTATGGTTTGTTTACTTCTTGGTAACAACAttcaaacactcttaaaaataaagattctttatTGGCTTGAATGGTTTAATGAAGAACCATAAACCTTATTAAAtccttattattaaattttgATACATTTCTATTCAACTGTGTAGAAAATGTTGgaacaaatcaataaaatcaaCGGTTAGACAAATTAATATatcaactttaaatttaaagtgaaGAAAACAGATTATGTTAttgacagtgttggggaaagttacttaattattaaaaataatgcattacagtattgcgttactccctaaaaaaactaattatattacttatgttattatgttattatgttactttttatggaaagtaatgcactTTGGTGTTACTTTTCAAATCTGGGCtgggcttgtttgtttttaatgtaaaagccctttgaATAAGCATCAGACTGAAGGAAAAGATAAATTAATGTCTGTAGAATGCAGAACGAAAAAAGTTCAAAACTCTTCAGCCGTAaaaagaagcacaaatgttagctTACCTAAAGTGatttgtaaccctggaccacaaaagtcatatttgctgaattaataagctttccattgatgtattatttgttaggttaggacaatatttggctgagatacaactatttgaaaaagtggaatctgagggtgcaaaaacaaaatcaaaatattgagaaaatcgtctttaaagttgtccaagttcttagcaatgcatattactaatcagaaattaagttttgatgtatttatggtaggaaatttacaaaatatatacatggaaaaatcaataaatttgacccatacaatgtttttttggctattgctacaaatatacccatgtgacttatgactggttttgtggtccatggtcacatttttCCTTATTAGTATGATTGAATTTGATAATCAGAGAttagcagcaaagacactggttaataaaatgggactatatacataaaggatatttgcaTTTACTAATTATTGCAgatttgcgtcatattctgagtttgcatttcactgttttttttattcatttggaaTAAAGAATCTGAATCAGATTTTGTGCAAGTaagatgagtaaatgcatg
The sequence above is a segment of the Labeo rohita strain BAU-BD-2019 chromosome 7, IGBB_LRoh.1.0, whole genome shotgun sequence genome. Coding sequences within it:
- the si:ch211-260e23.8 gene encoding protein C19orf12 homolog, which produces MSSRVDDVMQLCCEVSASRKMKAAVKSSGKGAAAAGGGAFVGGMVGGPAGIAVGGTLGGLLGTWMTSGQFKPLPEIIKELPPKYKEKLYSDVMGALGTLDWTDVAGLIVLVMGSATLQEQVFAAILTYATKELKAEVQYGN
- the zgc:101715 gene encoding protein C19orf12 homolog-like; amino-acid sequence: MANRTDDIIKLCCEISSNKKIKAAFKNSAKGAAVAGGTAFVGGLLGGPAGIAVGGAVGGLLGAWMTSGQFRPLPEILVEMGPTQKDQLYSDVMAVMGTLQWVDVAQLIAQVNGNASLHEQVLGAILNFTKNQLKAEVQYEV